In Reichenbachiella agarivorans, one genomic interval encodes:
- a CDS encoding methylated-DNA--[protein]-cysteine S-methyltransferase, whose translation MQNFISIQYYHSPVGELLLGAYENQLCICDWRYRKMRPTVDKRIQAAVNAVYVEQEDQVISQCITQLEEYFRKERRTFDIPLLMLGSDFQKHVWNELILIPFGETQSYMGLAQKLNNVGAIRAVASANGANALSILVPCHRIIGSDGDLTGYAGGLSAKKRLLELEGSLSQQMTLF comes from the coding sequence ATGCAAAACTTTATTTCTATTCAGTATTATCATAGTCCAGTAGGCGAGCTGTTGTTGGGTGCTTATGAAAATCAACTTTGTATATGTGACTGGCGATACCGCAAAATGCGCCCAACTGTTGACAAGCGTATTCAGGCTGCTGTGAATGCTGTTTACGTGGAGCAAGAGGATCAGGTGATCTCTCAATGTATCACGCAGCTAGAGGAATATTTCCGAAAGGAGCGAAGAACATTTGATATCCCACTTTTAATGCTAGGGTCTGATTTTCAAAAGCACGTATGGAACGAACTGATACTGATACCGTTTGGTGAAACTCAATCCTATATGGGACTCGCACAAAAACTAAACAATGTGGGAGCGATCCGCGCAGTGGCCTCTGCCAATGGAGCCAATGCACTTTCAATATTGGTGCCTTGTCATCGCATCATCGGCTCTGATGGAGATTTGACTGGATATGCGGGAGGCTTGTCTGCCAAAAAAAGGCTTTTGGAGTTAGAAGGAAGTCTGTCGCAGCAGATGACACTATTCTAG
- a CDS encoding methyl-accepting chemotaxis protein, giving the protein MQIFKGLSGKFIISYLLTLLFGVWTYFALQNISNYESLKDSLQDMHLSLLQARQFEHEFLTRDFREVDFLETGYSINLTNNQSIIDSLRAFNFQLREEEIIAADELDSTAALLHSYSEIMSQLALQLHQRGFKDHGMEGRLRRAIHEVENADYEYDKVLMLMLRRHEKDFFLRHDLKYLDKFNEGIIDLKNNIMEVGKQDLDKRDQILARIDSYQKNFNQIVEMNQVIGLDENDGLLGELNVVSMALSAAVDDLILKVGIHADRKVRYNIYAVVVLMIIILAIGVVILYTHIFKITRNINVINSSATKLANGRFPTLAKVNSRDELGKAHSALNVLIEGLRAKTQFALEVGQGKLDTQLDVLGKKDQLGSSLIELKVNLKRALLEIHHVVREAGKNGELKTRVSLDDKLGVWEDFSKAINKLLESLTLPFEQVNQIVQDMSNGDFTTRYQGETKGEIALLAQNLNSSLDKLNELLINISEHADQINDSSSAMLVLNAEMGNSTSEIASATSQMSAGAQNQVIKVDESSTLVEAILNSSDEMAKRSESINLAAKTGYEDSEHGAKMSREMVNSITQIANYTEEANQSMDVLTERSKEINRVLRVMNDISSQTNLLALNAAIEAAQAGDSGRGFAVVAEEIRKLAEDSKKAAKEIEILVSDVQKDTSSASQVIDLMRSAVDSGEKISKEAEEVFYRISKSSANTLSLSQDILDASATQKGDITQIVSITESIVVIAEQTAAGTEQVATSAVELAQGMKDYNSRSRALSDIAHDLKLILSRFKTKVGVEEAVQTQVDLYEPQPMKQPPLAQELA; this is encoded by the coding sequence ATGCAGATTTTCAAAGGCCTCTCAGGGAAATTCATCATTTCCTATTTACTCACTTTGCTGTTTGGGGTATGGACTTATTTTGCCCTTCAGAATATTTCCAATTATGAATCATTGAAGGACAGTCTTCAGGATATGCACTTGTCACTGCTACAGGCTCGACAATTTGAACATGAGTTTTTGACCAGGGATTTTAGGGAAGTTGATTTCTTGGAGACTGGTTATTCTATCAACCTGACCAACAATCAATCAATCATAGACAGTCTCAGGGCTTTCAATTTCCAGTTGAGGGAAGAAGAAATAATTGCAGCGGATGAGTTAGATTCTACTGCAGCCCTCTTACATAGTTATTCAGAGATTATGTCACAGTTGGCGCTACAGTTGCACCAGCGTGGATTCAAGGATCATGGCATGGAAGGCAGGCTACGTCGAGCCATACATGAGGTGGAAAACGCCGATTACGAATACGATAAAGTACTGATGCTGATGCTAAGAAGGCATGAAAAGGACTTTTTTCTGAGACATGATTTGAAGTACTTAGACAAGTTCAACGAGGGTATAATTGATTTGAAAAACAACATCATGGAGGTAGGAAAGCAAGATTTGGATAAACGAGATCAGATTTTGGCACGCATCGATTCCTATCAGAAGAATTTCAATCAAATCGTAGAAATGAATCAAGTGATCGGACTGGACGAGAACGATGGACTTTTGGGGGAACTTAATGTGGTTTCTATGGCTCTTTCTGCCGCAGTAGACGACCTCATTTTAAAGGTGGGGATACATGCGGATCGAAAGGTCAGGTACAATATATATGCTGTGGTTGTATTGATGATTATCATCCTAGCCATAGGAGTGGTGATCTTATATACCCATATATTTAAAATCACCAGAAATATCAATGTTATCAATAGCAGTGCAACCAAATTGGCAAATGGTCGATTTCCGACCTTGGCCAAGGTGAATTCTCGGGATGAACTGGGTAAAGCTCACAGCGCACTCAATGTATTGATTGAAGGTTTGAGAGCCAAAACGCAGTTTGCTTTGGAGGTAGGGCAAGGTAAACTAGATACACAACTGGATGTACTAGGTAAAAAGGATCAACTGGGTAGTTCGCTCATAGAGCTAAAAGTTAACCTCAAACGTGCCTTGTTGGAAATCCATCATGTGGTGAGAGAAGCGGGTAAAAATGGTGAGTTAAAAACTCGTGTTTCACTGGATGACAAATTGGGAGTTTGGGAAGATTTTAGCAAGGCTATCAATAAGCTGTTGGAGTCACTGACGCTTCCTTTCGAACAGGTCAATCAAATCGTGCAGGATATGTCCAACGGAGATTTTACGACTAGGTACCAAGGAGAGACCAAAGGCGAGATAGCCCTCTTGGCACAAAACCTCAACAGTTCACTAGACAAGTTGAATGAATTGCTGATCAATATATCTGAACATGCAGATCAAATCAATGATTCTTCGTCAGCTATGTTGGTACTCAATGCCGAAATGGGAAACAGTACCTCAGAGATCGCCTCAGCTACCTCTCAAATGAGTGCAGGAGCTCAAAATCAGGTAATCAAAGTAGATGAATCTTCTACACTGGTAGAAGCAATTCTAAACTCATCTGATGAAATGGCGAAGCGGTCCGAGTCTATCAATTTGGCAGCCAAAACAGGCTATGAAGACAGTGAGCATGGAGCCAAGATGTCGCGTGAGATGGTCAATAGCATCACACAAATTGCGAACTACACAGAGGAAGCCAATCAATCCATGGATGTACTCACCGAGCGATCCAAGGAAATCAACAGAGTGCTACGGGTTATGAATGATATCTCATCTCAAACCAATCTGCTGGCACTCAATGCCGCAATAGAGGCGGCGCAGGCGGGGGATTCTGGAAGAGGATTTGCGGTAGTAGCAGAAGAAATCAGAAAATTGGCAGAAGATTCTAAGAAGGCTGCCAAAGAAATAGAGATACTGGTTTCGGATGTACAGAAAGATACCTCGTCCGCATCCCAAGTAATAGACTTGATGCGCTCTGCCGTAGATTCAGGAGAAAAAATCTCTAAAGAGGCAGAAGAGGTGTTTTACAGAATATCCAAGTCATCAGCCAATACACTATCCCTGTCTCAGGATATTTTGGATGCCTCAGCGACACAAAAGGGAGACATTACCCAGATCGTGAGTATCACAGAAAGTATCGTGGTGATCGCTGAGCAAACCGCCGCAGGTACAGAGCAAGTAGCGACTTCTGCCGTAGAACTAGCGCAGGGCATGAAGGATTATAATTCTCGTTCACGCGCCCTATCGGATATTGCTCATGACTTGAAGTTGATTTTGTCGAGATTCAAAACCAAAGTCGGTGTTGAGGAAGCTGTTCAAACTCAGGTAGATCTATACGAACCACAACCGATGAAACAACCGCCCCTTGCGCAGGAATTGGCTTAG